The DNA sequence GACGGAACAATTTTATTAAATAACGAATGATTTATTTTAAAGAGCAGTTTTTAATTTTCATCAGCAAAAACTGCGACTTAACATTATGAACTTTGTTCACTTTTAACAAAAATGCCAAAACAACTTTCAATTTATATTTTTACCCAAAACCCAAACGAGCGAAGCGGTCGGGTTGATTTGTTGGTTAGCAAGATATTAATTAAATTTTCTTTAATATTTCGATTCCCTCATACCAGTTGCCATAACCAGAATCAACATTTATATGTCCAGCATTTCCAATATTAATAAACTCACTCCCCCAACATTCCGCAAAATATTTTGCTCTTTCAATTTTTATCCACTTATCGTTATTGCTTGCTACAATTATAGTTTTAAAATTCATTTTTTCTCTTGGTATTGGGGAAAATCCTTTTGCAGGGAAAGTATAATTTTCCGCTTCCAAATCACTTGGTGCCACAAGTAGTGCACCTTTTATAATTCGCTTATATTTGATTGCCCAATGTACTATTGTTGCACAACCTAAACTATGTCCAATAATTACACAATCATTTAAATTATGTTGCATAATTTCTTTATCAATTGTTTGTATCCAATCTTCACATATTGGCGAATTCCACTCTAATTGATTAATTCTTTTGCAATTCAGTTCTGATTTTTCAAAAAATGTTTGCCAATGATTTGATCCAGAATTACCTAAACCCGGGACTATAAAATATTTGTTCAACTTCATCTCCATGTTCTTATCTTGCTAACGGCGTGGCAAATAACCCGTCCGCCGAAAACAACAATTTTATTAAATAACGAATGGTTTATTTTAAAGAGCAGTTTTTAATTTTGTCAACAAAAAAACTGCGACTAACTCTACAAAATTGTACTAAACTTTAACTAAAAACTTAAATTAACTTCCCAACTT is a window from the Ignavibacteriota bacterium genome containing:
- a CDS encoding alpha/beta hydrolase gives rise to the protein MKLNKYFIVPGLGNSGSNHWQTFFEKSELNCKRINQLEWNSPICEDWIQTIDKEIMQHNLNDCVIIGHSLGCATIVHWAIKYKRIIKGALLVAPSDLEAENYTFPAKGFSPIPREKMNFKTIIVASNNDKWIKIERAKYFAECWGSEFINIGNAGHINVDSGYGNWYEGIEILKKI